From Arcobacter lacus, the proteins below share one genomic window:
- a CDS encoding efflux RND transporter periplasmic adaptor subunit: MTKYIFLLFPIFLFANSYIAKIEPKDEFSIYANASGEITYLDKNKEMNIINGVIVKIDNVLDKENLSLYQTQLNLLNEKLSILQDYYNKFKTIKGKSDFEKDEKYMEIIELKNSIKDLEISIANTKNTLSKKEIALDNLYLKEFVVNKYDYVNVGTKIATAYDISKAKLVIYLNSEDYKDIKSKEIYLDGKKSDVKIKKLDITPDKTFISAYKLELEIDSKEFGKSITVEFK; this comes from the coding sequence ATGACAAAATATATTTTTTTACTATTTCCAATATTTTTATTTGCTAACTCATATATAGCAAAAATTGAACCAAAAGATGAATTCAGTATTTATGCAAATGCAAGTGGAGAAATAACATATCTTGATAAAAATAAAGAGATGAATATTATAAATGGTGTTATCGTAAAAATTGATAATGTTTTAGATAAAGAAAATCTTAGCCTTTATCAAACTCAATTAAATCTTTTAAATGAAAAACTCTCAATTTTACAAGATTATTACAATAAATTTAAAACTATAAAAGGTAAAAGTGATTTTGAAAAAGATGAAAAATATATGGAAATTATTGAATTAAAAAATAGTATAAAAGATTTAGAAATTTCAATAGCAAATACAAAAAATACACTAAGCAAAAAAGAAATTGCTTTAGACAACTTATATCTAAAAGAGTTTGTTGTTAATAAATATGATTATGTAAATGTAGGAACTAAAATCGCAACTGCATATGATATAAGTAAAGCAAAACTAGTTATTTATCTAAATAGTGAAGATTATAAAGATATAAAATCAAAAGAGATTTATTTAGATGGTAAAAAATCAGATGTAAAAATAAAAAAACTTGACATTACTCCTGATAAAACTTTTATTTCTGCATATAAGTTAGAACTAGAAATTGACTCAAAAGAGTTTGGTAAAAGTATAACTGTGGAGTTCAAATAA